A region of Culicoides brevitarsis isolate CSIRO-B50_1 chromosome 1, AGI_CSIRO_Cbre_v1, whole genome shotgun sequence DNA encodes the following proteins:
- the LOC134838025 gene encoding uncharacterized protein LOC134838025 isoform X2, translating into MFLYKIFALALLFVNVNSMPQFITFDNGKIGVNFAGYHAEAGLGGLLTGNAAHGGLSASAGTPFGQKAGAGLGGTVAGNNGRTAGGLYAGATDGFGQGASAALGGKVDEFGPAGGSGAEAHAQGVSKKTVKLGQGNAVKEIHSVQYPSGGVSSGTVNAQADSVIDTRFADEVATPVVKKKVVHKEKTYVRPHKVKKVKLHHRNNFAAGAVGAQAGPAAGGVTYTKTVNTGGSFFDDIFNIPISTLRAVNGFLNNNRAGVVTKTKTVAYEA; encoded by the exons atgtttttatataaaattttcgcttTGGCATTATTGTTCGTGAATGTTAACTCCATGCCAcag ttcatcACATTCGACAACGGCAAAATCGGCGTAAATTTCGCCGGATATCACGCTGAAGCCGGCTTAGGAGGCCTTCTCACGGGAAATGCTGCGCACGGAGGACTTTCTGCGAGTGCAGGAACTCCCTTCGGACAAAAAGCGGGCGCCGGTTTGGGCGGAACTGTCGCCGGAAATAATGGGCGCACAGCTGGCGGTTTGTATGCGGGTGCTACTGATGGTTTTGGACAAGGCGCCTCCGCTGCATTGGGCGGAAAAGTTGACGAATTCGGACCTGCAGGCGGAAGCGGTGCTGAAGCTCATGCGCAAGGCgtcagcaaaaaaactgtcaaactCGGACAAGGAAATGCCGTCAAGGAAATTCACAGCGTGCAATATCCAAGCGGAGGCGTCTCGTCAGGAACTGTGAATGCTCAAGCAGATTCCGTAATTGACACGAGATTCGCTGATGAAGTTGCCACGCCAGTTGTGAAGAAAAAGGTTGTTCACAAGGAAAAAACTTATGTTCGCCCGCACAAGGTAAAGAAg gtCAAATTGCATCATCGTAACAACTTTGCTGCAGGAGCTGTTGGAGCACAAGCTGGACCTGCTGCTGGAGGAGTTACTTATACAAAAACTGTGAACACTGGAGGATCTTtctttgatgatattttcaac atccCAATTTCGACATTACGTGCAGTAAATggctttttaaataacaacCGTGCAGGAGTTGTCACAAAAACCAAGACTGTCGCCTATGAAGCGTAA
- the LOC134838025 gene encoding uncharacterized protein LOC134838025 isoform X3 encodes MFLYKIFALALLFVNVNSMPQFITFDNGKIGVNFAGYHAEAGLGGLLTGNAAHGGLSASAGTPFGQKAGAGLGGTVAGNNGRTAGGLYAGATDGFGQGASAALGGKVDEFGPAGGSGAEAHAQGVSKKTVKLGQGNAVKEIHSVQYPSGGVSSGTVNAQADSVIDTRFADEVATPVVKKKVVHKEKTYVRPHKVKLHHRNNFAAGAVGAQAGPAAGGVTYTKTVNTGGSFFDDIFNIPISTLRAVNGFLNNNRAGVVTKTKTVAYEA; translated from the exons atgtttttatataaaattttcgcttTGGCATTATTGTTCGTGAATGTTAACTCCATGCCAcag ttcatcACATTCGACAACGGCAAAATCGGCGTAAATTTCGCCGGATATCACGCTGAAGCCGGCTTAGGAGGCCTTCTCACGGGAAATGCTGCGCACGGAGGACTTTCTGCGAGTGCAGGAACTCCCTTCGGACAAAAAGCGGGCGCCGGTTTGGGCGGAACTGTCGCCGGAAATAATGGGCGCACAGCTGGCGGTTTGTATGCGGGTGCTACTGATGGTTTTGGACAAGGCGCCTCCGCTGCATTGGGCGGAAAAGTTGACGAATTCGGACCTGCAGGCGGAAGCGGTGCTGAAGCTCATGCGCAAGGCgtcagcaaaaaaactgtcaaactCGGACAAGGAAATGCCGTCAAGGAAATTCACAGCGTGCAATATCCAAGCGGAGGCGTCTCGTCAGGAACTGTGAATGCTCAAGCAGATTCCGTAATTGACACGAGATTCGCTGATGAAGTTGCCACGCCAGTTGTGAAGAAAAAGGTTGTTCACAAGGAAAAAACTTATGTTCGCCCGCACAAG gtCAAATTGCATCATCGTAACAACTTTGCTGCAGGAGCTGTTGGAGCACAAGCTGGACCTGCTGCTGGAGGAGTTACTTATACAAAAACTGTGAACACTGGAGGATCTTtctttgatgatattttcaac atccCAATTTCGACATTACGTGCAGTAAATggctttttaaataacaacCGTGCAGGAGTTGTCACAAAAACCAAGACTGTCGCCTATGAAGCGTAA
- the LOC134838025 gene encoding uncharacterized protein LOC134838025 isoform X1 — MFLYKIFALALLFVNVNSMPQFITFDNGKIGVNFAGYHAEAGLGGLLTGNAAHGGLSASAGTPFGQKAGAGLGGTVAGNNGRTAGGLYAGATDGFGQGASAALGGKVDEFGPAGGSGAEAHAQGVSKKTVKLGQGNAVKEIHSVQYPSGGVSSGTVNAQADSVIDTRFADEVATPVVKKKVVHKEKTYVRPHKEVVHEEPEFDYKNFLDFGFFSNLGAQFGGNHYPGDQQVIVEKTYAAPIHHTQKEVKLHHRNNFAAGAVGAQAGPAAGGVTYTKTVNTGGSFFDDIFNIPISTLRAVNGFLNNNRAGVVTKTKTVAYEA; from the exons atgtttttatataaaattttcgcttTGGCATTATTGTTCGTGAATGTTAACTCCATGCCAcag ttcatcACATTCGACAACGGCAAAATCGGCGTAAATTTCGCCGGATATCACGCTGAAGCCGGCTTAGGAGGCCTTCTCACGGGAAATGCTGCGCACGGAGGACTTTCTGCGAGTGCAGGAACTCCCTTCGGACAAAAAGCGGGCGCCGGTTTGGGCGGAACTGTCGCCGGAAATAATGGGCGCACAGCTGGCGGTTTGTATGCGGGTGCTACTGATGGTTTTGGACAAGGCGCCTCCGCTGCATTGGGCGGAAAAGTTGACGAATTCGGACCTGCAGGCGGAAGCGGTGCTGAAGCTCATGCGCAAGGCgtcagcaaaaaaactgtcaaactCGGACAAGGAAATGCCGTCAAGGAAATTCACAGCGTGCAATATCCAAGCGGAGGCGTCTCGTCAGGAACTGTGAATGCTCAAGCAGATTCCGTAATTGACACGAGATTCGCTGATGAAGTTGCCACGCCAGTTGTGAAGAAAAAGGTTGTTCACAAGGAAAAAACTTATGTTCGCCCGCACAAG GAAGTTGTTCATGAAGAGCCAGAATtcgattataaaaatttcctcgatTTTGGCTTCTTTTCCAATTTGGGAGCGCAATTCGGCGGAAATCACTATCCCGGAGATCAACAAGTAATTGTTGAGAAAACTTACGCAGCTCCAATTCATCACACACAAAAGGAG gtCAAATTGCATCATCGTAACAACTTTGCTGCAGGAGCTGTTGGAGCACAAGCTGGACCTGCTGCTGGAGGAGTTACTTATACAAAAACTGTGAACACTGGAGGATCTTtctttgatgatattttcaac atccCAATTTCGACATTACGTGCAGTAAATggctttttaaataacaacCGTGCAGGAGTTGTCACAAAAACCAAGACTGTCGCCTATGAAGCGTAA